Proteins from a single region of Runella sp. SP2:
- a CDS encoding metallophosphoesterase, with amino-acid sequence MRKQLICLCLALWGFQAPAEAQKVKFGALSDVHVPTMHDAKERLTAFVDSMKTAKPDFVVDLGDFGTPAPKYAYGFEIWNSFAGPKYHVIGNHEMDGGFSLKQALEYRKMTSSYYSFEQKGFNFIVLDGNDKKSPDVKGYQEHLNPPQIAWLRDELAKAKGPIVIFSHQGLGKDGVDNAEEIRQILENHNAKAKKNKVIANFYGHIHYDRADNINGIWYVCINSMSYKWLGEEYGRVRYSEEVDKNFKWIKYTAPYRDPLFTVIEISKKGKITMSGKKSQWVGPSPKEVGFPQDNKDYDVPEIRPKVLKF; translated from the coding sequence ATGCGAAAACAACTCATTTGTCTCTGCCTTGCATTGTGGGGATTCCAAGCCCCAGCAGAGGCGCAAAAAGTAAAGTTCGGTGCGCTTTCGGACGTACACGTTCCGACGATGCACGATGCCAAAGAACGCTTGACGGCCTTTGTGGACAGTATGAAAACGGCCAAACCCGATTTTGTCGTTGACTTGGGCGATTTCGGAACCCCCGCGCCCAAGTATGCCTACGGTTTTGAGATTTGGAATAGTTTCGCAGGACCAAAATACCACGTCATTGGTAACCACGAAATGGACGGTGGATTTTCGCTGAAACAGGCGTTGGAGTACCGAAAAATGACTTCGTCGTATTATTCGTTTGAGCAAAAAGGATTCAATTTTATCGTCCTAGACGGCAACGACAAAAAATCGCCTGACGTGAAAGGCTACCAAGAGCACTTGAACCCGCCGCAAATAGCGTGGCTACGCGACGAACTCGCCAAAGCCAAAGGCCCGATTGTGATTTTCTCGCATCAAGGTTTGGGAAAAGACGGGGTTGACAATGCCGAAGAAATTCGACAAATTCTTGAAAACCACAATGCAAAGGCGAAAAAGAACAAAGTGATTGCCAATTTCTACGGCCACATTCACTACGACCGCGCCGATAACATCAACGGAATCTGGTACGTTTGCATCAACTCTATGTCTTACAAATGGCTTGGGGAAGAGTACGGTCGCGTTCGTTACAGCGAGGAAGTCGATAAAAATTTCAAATGGATAAAATACACTGCTCCTTACCGCGACCCGCTGTTTACAGTGATTGAAATTTCTAAAAAAGGCAAAATTACTATGTCAGGGAAGAAGTCGCAGTGGGTCGGCCCTTCGCCCAAAGAAGTAGGATTCCCGCAGGACAATAAAGACTACGATGTGCCTGAAATTCGCCCCAAAGTGTTAAAATTTTGA
- a CDS encoding cold-shock protein: protein MSGSKTTFTKKEREQKKIKKRKGKEERKEERLASSSKGKGLEDMMAYVDENGNLSSVPPSLVKKQPEKPREYSPEIQNAEEDASERIGSVHFFNEQKGYGFIKDAKTNESIFVHINELKEPVKEKDKVSFQIKMRPKGPVAVEVKKIG from the coding sequence ATGAGCGGATCAAAAACAACATTTACCAAGAAAGAGCGCGAACAAAAAAAAATAAAGAAACGTAAAGGAAAAGAAGAACGAAAAGAAGAACGGTTGGCCTCGTCTAGCAAAGGAAAAGGACTAGAAGACATGATGGCCTACGTGGACGAAAATGGCAACTTATCGAGCGTGCCACCTTCACTTGTTAAAAAACAACCTGAAAAGCCCCGCGAGTATTCGCCCGAGATTCAAAATGCCGAGGAAGATGCTTCGGAGCGCATTGGTAGTGTTCATTTTTTCAACGAGCAAAAAGGGTACGGTTTTATTAAAGACGCGAAGACCAACGAAAGTATTTTCGTACATATCAACGAATTGAAAGAGCCTGTTAAAGAGAAAGACAAAGTATCTTTCCAAATAAAAATGCGCCCCAAAGGCCCCGTGGCAGTTGAGGTCAAGAAAATAGGGTAA
- a CDS encoding acyltransferase family protein, translated as MSLSSSRLISLDALRGFTVAAMIMVNFPGSSDHVFFTLRHTVWNGLSFTDLVAPIFLYVIGVSIVLAYSKKKDGDKKELYKKIVIRSLKIYAVGMFLNLMPDFNLAEARWTGTLHRIAFVFLGCAMLFLNTNWRQQAWITASILVGYWLALTLIPTPGVGKVMLEPGVNIVAWFDSKFLPGKMWQGTWDPESILSTLPSIASGITGMLAGRLLITDLSPNLKVNYLMTAGVISSLLGYFWGLGFPVNENLWTSSFVLVTSGFASLLLGALYFAVDFLGKTKGTQVGIIFGANAISVYVLGDILALFFYGTKLGEKTPNEHAVDTLVGMGMSPNLASWLYALFFVAINFIPAYWLYRKKIFIKL; from the coding sequence ATGTCTCTTTCAAGCTCCCGTCTTATTTCGCTCGACGCGCTTCGTGGGTTTACGGTGGCCGCCATGATTATGGTCAACTTCCCAGGTAGTAGCGACCACGTCTTTTTTACGCTTCGCCACACCGTTTGGAATGGGCTTTCGTTTACCGACTTGGTAGCGCCTATTTTTCTGTACGTCATTGGGGTGTCGATTGTTTTGGCCTACTCAAAAAAGAAGGACGGCGACAAAAAAGAGTTGTACAAGAAAATCGTGATTCGGTCGCTAAAAATCTACGCAGTAGGGATGTTTTTGAACCTGATGCCTGACTTTAATCTTGCCGAAGCCCGTTGGACGGGAACCCTTCACCGCATTGCGTTTGTGTTTTTGGGATGTGCCATGTTGTTTTTAAATACCAATTGGCGACAGCAGGCGTGGATAACTGCTAGTATTTTGGTAGGTTATTGGTTGGCCTTAACGCTCATTCCTACCCCAGGTGTAGGCAAAGTGATGCTCGAACCGGGCGTCAACATTGTGGCATGGTTTGACTCAAAGTTTTTGCCAGGAAAAATGTGGCAAGGCACGTGGGACCCTGAAAGCATTTTGAGTACGTTGCCTTCAATCGCTTCGGGTATCACGGGGATGTTGGCGGGACGCTTGCTAATCACTGATTTAAGTCCCAATTTGAAGGTCAATTACCTGATGACGGCGGGAGTAATTTCGTCGTTGCTAGGGTATTTTTGGGGACTGGGATTTCCTGTCAACGAAAACCTATGGACCAGCTCGTTTGTGTTGGTGACTTCTGGATTTGCGAGTTTGCTGCTGGGAGCGTTGTATTTCGCGGTCGATTTTTTGGGAAAAACCAAAGGAACGCAAGTGGGAATCATCTTTGGAGCTAATGCCATTTCGGTATATGTGCTTGGTGACATCTTGGCCTTGTTTTTTTACGGGACCAAACTCGGTGAAAAAACGCCGAATGAACACGCGGTCGATACCTTGGTGGGCATGGGAATGAGCCCGAACCTTGCTAGTTGGCTATACGCGTTGTTTTTTGTCGCCATCAACTTCATCCCTGCGTACTGGCTGTATCGAAAAAAGATTTTTATCAAATTGTAA